A stretch of Oncorhynchus mykiss isolate Arlee chromosome 14, USDA_OmykA_1.1, whole genome shotgun sequence DNA encodes these proteins:
- the LOC110488610 gene encoding CCR4-NOT transcription complex subunit 6, giving the protein MPKEKYEPPDPRRMYTIMSTEEAANGKKSYWAELEITGNVRSLSPSLWTLTHLTALHIADNCLSRIPPDIAKLHNLLYLDLSSNKIRSLPAELGHMVSLRELLLNNNQLRVLPFELGKLFQLQTLGLKGNPLAQEIMSLYQEHDGTRKLLNYLLDNLAGSIKCTPTEQPPSRSWIALQEPDQTRPSALFSVMCYNVLCDKYATRQLYGYCPSWALNWEYRKKSIMQEIMNCNADIINLQEVETEQYYQYFLPELKEQGYEGFFSPKSRARTMHESDRKHVDGCAVFYRTEKFGVVQKHTVEFNQLAMANSEGSEAMLNRVMTKDNIGVAVLLEVRKEMMEESSGKSLHGMEKQLLLVANAHMHWDPEYSDVKLVQTMMFLSEVKNIVDKATRSLKLSSVSGETNGIPLVLCADLNSLPDSGVVEYLSQGGVDCTHKDFKELRYLDSLTNFNCNGKNGNSTSNSRITHGFKLKSAYEDSLMPYTNYTFDFKGVIDYIFYSKPQINVLGILGPLDSNWLHENNISGCPHPHIPSDHFSLFAQLELLLPSTLPQGQANNQVNGIHLPGGRR; this is encoded by the exons ATGCCCAAGGAAAAATATGAACCGCCAGACCCCAGGCGGATGTACACTATCATGTCAACTGAGGAGGCAGCCAATGGAAAGAAGTCTTACTGGGCTGAGCTGGAAATCACAG gtaatGTCAGGAGCCTGAGCCCATCTCTGTGGACTCTGACCCACCTCACTGCCCTACATATCGCTGACAACTGTCTGTCACGCATCCCACCTGACATTGCCAAACTACACAACCTGTTGTACCTGGATCTGTCGTCCAATAAGATCAGGAGCCTGCCGGCAGAGCTCGGCCACATGGTCTCTCTCAG GGAGCTGCTTTTAAATAACAACCAATTGCGGGTTCTGCCATTCGAATTGGGGAAACTGTTTCAGTTACAAACACTGGGGTTGAAAG GAAATCCACTTGCACAAGAAATCATGAGCCTGTACCAGGAGCATGATGGCACGAGGAAATTGCTGAACTACCTGTTGGACAATCTGGCAGGTTCAATCAAATGCA CCCCCACAGAGCAGCCCCCGTCCCGGTCGTGGATCGCACTCCAGGAGCCGGACCAGACGAGACCTTCTG cGTTGTTCTCAGTGATGTGCTACAATGTGCTGTGTGATAAGTACGCCACGCGCCAGCTCTATGGCTACTGCCCTTCCTGGGCCCTCAACTGGGAGTACAGGAAGAAGTCCATCATGCAGGAGATCATGAACTGCAACGCTGATATCATCAACCTACAG GAAGTGGAGAcggagcagtactaccagtattTCCTGCcagagctgaaggagcagggctaCGAGGGCTTCTTCAGCCCAAAGTCTCGAGCCAGAACCATGCATGAGTCAGACCGCAAACATGTGGACGGGTGCGCAGTTTTCTACAGGACAGAAAA GTTCGGTGTGGTGCAGAAACACACGGTAGAGTTTAACCAGCTGGCCATGGCTAACTCTGAAGGCTCTGAGGCCATGCTCAACAGGGTTATGACCAAGGACAACATCGGAGTGGCTGTACTGCTGGAGGTCCGCAAGGAAATGATGGAGGAATCCT CGGGGAAGTCTCTGCACGGCATGGAGAAACAGCTCCTCTTGGTGGCTAACGCCCACATGCACTGGGACCCGGAGTACTCCGACGTCAAGCTGGTCCAGACCATGATGTTCCTGTCTGAGGTGAAGAACATTGTGGACAAGGCCACTCGCAGCCTCaaactctcctctgtctctggggAGACCAATGGCATCCCTCTTGTTCTCTGTGCCGACCTCAACTCTCTACCAGACTCTG GCGTGGTGGAGTACCTGAGTCAGGGTGGAGTGGACTGCACCCACAAGGACTTCAAGGAGCTTCGCTACCTTGATAGCCTCACCAACTTCAACTGCAATGGCAAGAACGGCAACTCCACGTCCAACTCCAGGATCACCCACGGCTTCAAGCTGAAGAGCGCCTACGAGGACAGCCTGATGCCTTACACCAACTACACCTTTGACTTCAAG GGTGTGATTGACTACATCTTCTACTCTAAGCCTCAGATCAATGTGCTCGGCATCCTGGGTCCCCTGGACTCCAACTGGCTCCATGAGAACAATATCAGCGGCTGCCCGCACCCCCACATCCCCTCTGACCACTTCTCCCTGTTCGCCCAGCTGGAGCTGCTGCTGCCCAGCACTCTGCCCCAGGGCCAGGCCAACAACCAGGTCAACGGCATCCACCTGCCTGGAGGACGCAGGTAG